A single region of the Triticum dicoccoides isolate Atlit2015 ecotype Zavitan chromosome 2B, WEW_v2.0, whole genome shotgun sequence genome encodes:
- the LOC119363443 gene encoding protein LTO1 homolog, which yields MDFLEPTLALDETHYQEGYTNGYDDGLVSGKEEGRQVGLKNGFQAGEELGFYQGCLDVWMSVIRLDQDAFSARVRKYMEQLAALVSNYPLSDPEDEQLQSMMREIRLKFSIITGSLGAKLGYEGRPMSSEQDIEDM from the coding sequence ATGGATTTTCTTGAACCAACATTAGCCTTAGATGAGACACATTATCAAGAGGGTTATACAAATGGGTATGATGATGGCCTGGTATCTGGAAAGGAAGAGGGGAGGCAGGTTGGCTTAAAGAATGGTTTCCAGGCAGGCGAAGAACTGGGATTCTATCAGGGCTGCTTGGATGTGTGGATGTCAGTAATTCGCCTTGATCAAGATGCATTCTCAGCTCGGGTGAGGAAATACATGGAGCAACTAGCTGCACTTGTGAGCAACTATCCTTTGTCTGATCCAGAGGATGAGCAACTTCAAAGCATGATGAGGGAGATAAGACTGAAATTCAGCATTATCACGGGAAGCTTAGGAGCAAAATTGGGGTATGAAGGTCGCCCCATGTCATCTGAGCAAGACATCGAGGATATGTAG
- the LOC119363441 gene encoding tyrosyl-DNA phosphodiesterase 1-like codes for MSSSSRVRVGTLVPFAEGKSGSPNASPPMPSIPILEGSNVVGRSNLVAVDKRVSRKHLSLRTLPDGSVEVVVEGPNPIVVRSEGQRRKVCAQQKAKVMHDDVLELIPGEYFMKYVNTSDERKSSTSVESHDLKKGKRHSEEDSVAAKRNRQVMEDEALARTLQESFAEESTSVTEVLSSLDSVGSSERNKERTDSVGPLKDVLPLTFRLMRVQGLPSWTNTSTVTIQDVIQGEVLLAVLSNYMVDMDWLLTACPSLRKVPHVLVLHGEDGASLEHLKKTKPANWILHKPPLPISFGTHHSKAMLLVYPQGIRVVVHTANLIHVDWNNKSQGLWTQDFPWKEANDMSTNIGFENDLVDYLRALKWPEFRVNLPVAGDVNINAAFFRKFDYSSSTVRLIGSVPGYHVGPNMKKWGHMKLRSVLEECVFEKQFCKSPLIYQFSSLGSLDEKWMSEFACSLSAGKADDGSQLGIGKPLIVWPTVEDVRCSIEGYAAGSCIPSPQKNVEKDFLRKYWSRWKADHVGRCRAMPHIKTFTRYNGQNIAWFLLTSSNLSKAAWGALQKNNSQLMIRSYELGVLFLPKTLQSVPQFSCTEKSRSNLDKLALGKNIKTKLVTLCWKGDEEKDPSAEVVRLPVPYQLPPQLYGPEDVPWSWDRRYTKKDVYGSVWPRHG; via the exons ATGTCGTCTTCCTCCCGA GTAAGGGTTGGGACTCTGGTTCCCTTTGCTGAAGGCAAATCTGGTTCGCCGAATGCGTCGCCGCCAATGCCAAGCATTCCCATCCTTGAGGGCTCCAATGTCGTCGGGAGGAGTAATTTGGTGGCTGTTGACAAGAGGGTCAGCCGCAAGCATTTGAGCTTGCGCACCTTGCCTGATGGCTCCGTCGAAGTCGTCGTG GAGGGGCCAAATCCCATTGTTGTCCGATCAGAGGGTCAGAGAAGAAAAGTTTGTGCTCAGCAGAAAGCCAAGGTTATGCACGATGATGTCCTGGAGCTGATTCCCGGTGAATATTTTATGAAGTATGTCAATACGAGCGATGAGCGTAAAAGTTCCACATCAGTCGAATCACATGACTTAAAAAAAGGGAAGAGGCATAGCGAGGAAGATAGTGTAGCTGCAAAGAGAAATCGACAAGTTATGGAAGATGAGGCTTTGGCAAGAACTTTGCAG GAAAGCTTTGCAGAAGAGAGTACATCTGTTACTGAAGTATTAAGTTCACTTGATAGTGTTGGTTCTTCCGAGAGAAACAAAGAGAGAACGGATTCTGTCGGTCCTTTGAAAGATGTACTTCCGTTGACTTTTCGACTCATGCGTGTCCAAGGTCTTCCATCATGGACTAACACTTCAACAGTTACCATTCAGGATGTCATACAG GGTGAAGTGCTTCTTGCTGTACTCTCAAATTATATGGTGGACATGGATTGGTTGCTTACTG CATGTCCAAGTCTAAGGAAAGTTCCACATGTCCTAGTTCTTCATGGAGAGGATGGTGCTTCATTGGAGCACTTGAAG AAAACGAAGCCTGCAAATTGGATCCTTCACAAGCCCCCGCTCCCAATATCATTTGGAACACATCATTCGAAGGCCATGCTGCTTGTATATCCTCAAGGAATTCGCGTTGTTGTTCACACTGCAAATTTGATACATGTTGACTGGAATAACAAAAGTCAGGGACTATGGACACAAGATTTTCCCTGGAAGGAAGCAAATGATATGAGTACAAATATTGGTTTTGAGAATGACCTGGTTGATTATCTCAGGGCACTTAAG TGGCCTGAGTTCAGGGTAAATCTCCCAGTTGCTGGTGATGTCAACATCAATGCAGCATTCTTTCGGAAATTTGATTATAGTAGCTCAACG GTCAGGTTGATCGGATCTGTTCCTGGTTATCATGTCGGACCCAATATGAAAAAGTGGGGCCATATGAAGCTTAGGAGTGTTCTTGAAGAATGCGTATTTGAAAAGCAGTTTTGCAAGTCACCACTTATTTATCAG TTTTCGTCCTTGGGGTCACTTGATGAGAAATGGATGAGTGAATTCGCATGCTCGTTATCAGCTGGTAAAGCAGATGATGGATCACAGTTGGGTATCGGGAAACCACTGATTGTCTGGCCAACAGTGGAGGATGTTAGGTGCTCAATAGAG GGTTATGCAGCTGGCAGTTGCattccaagtcctcaaaagaatgtTGAGAAAGATTTCTTGAGAAAATATTGGTCCAGGTGGAAAGCAGACCACGTAGGCCGTTG CCGTGCTATGCCGCACATAAAAACTTTTACTCGCTACAATGGTCAAAATATTGC ATGGTTTCTGCTTACCTCATCAAATTTAAGCAAAGCTGCTTGGGGAGCACTGCAGAAGAACAATTCACAGCTGATGATACGATCATATGAG TTAGGTGTATTGTTCTTGCCCAAAACTCTCCAGTCTGTTCCACAATTTTCATGCACAGAGAAGAGCCGCTCAAACCTG GATAAACTTGCCCTTGGTAAGAACATCAAGACCAAGCTGGTGACACTTTGCTGGAAAGGCGATGAAGAAAAGGATCCATCTGCAGAAGTTGTGAGATTGCCAGTGCCATATCAACTCCCTCCACAACTCTACGGCCCGGAAG ATGTCCCATGGTCGTGGGATCGGAGGTACACGAAGAAGGATGTGTATGGTTCAGTCTGGCCACGCCATGGCTAG